In Flagellatimonas centrodinii, a single window of DNA contains:
- a CDS encoding CYTH domain-containing protein — MPLEIERKFLLRSDAWRSEVGRSRRMAQGYLVDTGGRTSIRVRVAGDDARLNIKAAVVGAARAEFDYPVPLMDAQEMLDTLSVGRVEKTRHFIERDGLTWEIDEFHLENDGLVVAEVELATVDQTIITPDWLGQEVTELSRYYNHQLALRPFSQWSPRERG; from the coding sequence ATGCCGCTAGAAATCGAACGAAAATTCCTGCTTCGCTCTGATGCCTGGCGCAGCGAGGTCGGTCGGTCGCGGCGGATGGCCCAGGGGTATCTGGTGGACACCGGGGGGCGTACCTCCATCCGCGTGCGGGTGGCGGGCGACGATGCGCGCCTCAACATCAAGGCGGCGGTGGTGGGTGCAGCCCGTGCCGAGTTCGACTACCCGGTGCCGCTGATGGATGCGCAGGAGATGCTCGACACCCTGTCGGTCGGTCGGGTCGAGAAGACCCGTCACTTCATCGAGCGCGACGGACTGACCTGGGAGATTGACGAATTTCATCTCGAGAACGACGGCCTGGTCGTCGCAGAGGTGGAGCTCGCAACGGTCGATCAAACCATCATCACGCCGGACTGGCTGGGGCAGGAGGTCACCGAACTCTCCCGGTATTACAACCATCAACTGGCCTTGCGCCCCTTTTCACAGTGGAGCCCCAGGGAACGTGGTTGA
- the rlmD gene encoding 23S rRNA (uracil(1939)-C(5))-methyltransferase RlmD: MRRRNRRPPEGEFLAEVVDLAEDGRGVARLDGKVVFIADSLPGERVRFRYVDTGRAADEGQTVAVEVASPDRVEPGCAHFGLCGGCALQHLAPEAQIRFKQKQMLDALARIGQVTPEAVAPPITGPVWGYRRRARIGVKKVPKKGGVLVGFRERRSHFLAQLQSCPVLDPRVGERLRVLADAFARMSIADRIPQIEMAAADHVCLAVRVLAPPSEEDLAILRQLALDTGLEIRLQPGGLDSITPLTPPAQVLDYSPDGSDLRLQFRPADFIQVNGFISQRVVNQAIEWLAPRAGERILELFCGLGNFSLPLARHGVELVAVEGDTGLVQRARDNAARAGLTVRFEKADLFTSGADADWLAGDFDRVLLDPPRSGAEAMMPLIAAKQPRSIVYVSCHPGTLARDAGTLVRDHGYRLTRAGVMDMFPHTAHVESMALFERL; the protein is encoded by the coding sequence ATGAGGCGTCGCAATCGGCGCCCGCCCGAGGGTGAATTCCTTGCCGAGGTGGTGGATTTGGCGGAAGACGGTCGGGGGGTAGCACGGCTCGACGGCAAGGTGGTCTTCATTGCCGACAGCCTCCCCGGTGAACGGGTGCGCTTTCGCTATGTCGATACCGGGCGCGCTGCCGACGAGGGGCAGACGGTCGCGGTGGAGGTTGCCAGTCCAGATCGGGTCGAACCCGGCTGTGCCCATTTCGGTCTCTGTGGCGGCTGTGCCCTGCAGCACCTGGCGCCCGAGGCGCAGATCCGCTTCAAGCAGAAACAGATGCTCGATGCCCTGGCGCGTATCGGCCAGGTCACGCCGGAGGCCGTGGCGCCCCCCATTACCGGCCCGGTCTGGGGCTACCGGCGACGCGCCCGCATCGGCGTCAAGAAGGTCCCGAAAAAGGGGGGAGTGCTGGTGGGGTTCCGCGAGCGCCGCAGCCACTTTCTGGCCCAATTGCAGTCCTGCCCGGTGCTCGATCCCCGGGTCGGCGAGCGCCTGCGGGTGCTGGCCGATGCCTTTGCGCGCATGAGCATTGCCGACCGCATTCCGCAAATCGAGATGGCTGCCGCTGACCACGTTTGTCTTGCCGTGCGGGTGCTGGCGCCGCCGAGCGAGGAGGACCTCGCGATCCTGCGGCAGCTGGCGCTGGATACCGGTCTGGAAATCCGGCTGCAGCCGGGCGGGCTCGACAGCATTACGCCACTGACGCCGCCGGCGCAGGTTCTGGACTACTCGCCGGATGGGTCTGACCTGCGGCTGCAGTTCCGGCCCGCCGATTTCATCCAGGTCAACGGCTTCATCAGCCAGCGGGTGGTCAATCAGGCCATCGAATGGCTGGCACCGCGCGCCGGCGAGCGTATCCTTGAACTGTTTTGCGGCCTCGGCAATTTTTCGCTGCCGCTGGCGCGACATGGGGTCGAATTGGTGGCCGTGGAGGGCGACACCGGACTGGTGCAACGGGCCCGTGACAATGCTGCCCGTGCCGGCCTGACCGTTCGCTTCGAGAAAGCCGACCTGTTCACCAGTGGGGCCGATGCTGACTGGCTCGCCGGCGATTTTGATCGCGTTCTGCTCGATCCGCCCCGGAGTGGTGCCGAAGCCATGATGCCGCTGATCGCCGCCAAACAGCCGCGCAGTATTGTTTACGTTTCCTGCCATCCGGGCACACTGGCGCGCGATGCCGGCACGCTGGTTCGTGATCACGGGTATCGTCTGACCCGGGCCGGGGTCATGGATATGTTCCCGCACACCGCCCATGTCGAATCGATGGCCTTGTTCGAGCGTCTCTGA
- the cysM gene encoding cysteine synthase CysM — protein MHTMTLADTIGNTPLVELTRLPGIGDNRLFAKLEGNNPAGSVKDRPAYSMIRRAQERGEIHPGDTLIEATSGNTGIALAMAAAVLGYRMVLVMPAHMSAERRATMRAFGAEIVLVSQAEGMEGARDLADRMAAEGRGRVLNQFANPDNPRAHYEGTAPEIWEATGGSITHFVSSMGTTGTIMGCSRYLKERNPDIRIVGVQPDGESSIPGIRKWPEAYLPRIFERPRVDEVIEVATADAERVMREMASIEGLFCGPSSGGAMWAALQLCQRVQGATIVSIACDRGDRYISTGLFPA, from the coding sequence ATGCACACCATGACGCTTGCTGACACCATCGGCAACACCCCCCTTGTTGAACTCACACGGCTGCCCGGAATTGGCGACAACCGCCTGTTCGCCAAGCTGGAAGGCAACAACCCCGCGGGCTCGGTCAAGGACCGGCCGGCCTACTCGATGATCCGGCGCGCGCAGGAGCGCGGCGAGATCCATCCCGGCGACACCCTGATCGAGGCGACCTCGGGAAATACCGGTATCGCCCTGGCGATGGCGGCGGCCGTGCTGGGTTACCGCATGGTGCTGGTGATGCCGGCACACATGAGCGCGGAGCGCCGGGCGACCATGCGGGCGTTTGGCGCCGAGATCGTGCTGGTCAGCCAGGCAGAGGGCATGGAAGGCGCACGTGACCTCGCCGACCGGATGGCAGCCGAAGGTCGTGGGCGGGTGCTCAACCAGTTCGCCAACCCGGACAACCCGCGCGCGCACTACGAGGGCACAGCACCGGAAATCTGGGAGGCCACAGGGGGCTCGATCACGCATTTTGTTTCCAGCATGGGGACAACGGGCACCATCATGGGCTGTTCGCGCTACCTGAAGGAGCGGAACCCTGATATTCGTATCGTCGGTGTTCAGCCCGATGGCGAGTCATCCATTCCCGGTATCCGCAAATGGCCGGAGGCCTACCTGCCGCGCATCTTTGAGCGGCCGCGGGTCGATGAGGTCATCGAGGTCGCCACGGCCGATGCTGAACGGGTGATGCGCGAGATGGCCTCGATCGAGGGGCTGTTCTGCGGGCCATCGTCGGGCGGTGCCATGTGGGCCGCCTTGCAGCTGTGCCAGCGTGTGCAGGGCGCAACCATTGTGTCGATCGCCTGCGACCGGGGGGATCGCTACATCTCCACCGGTCTGTTTCCGGCATGA
- a CDS encoding hybrid sensor histidine kinase/response regulator: MTSLALLRRWFPFAIWFVLPLLWLAAGGAALLMLLDPAGLSLGLRLLLGGIWVGTALLLAWVATRLARPWRVLATVARYLAQGRRERRAPADLPAYAQAVAEPLNEVGRTITQLRDHQDTLVMQTTARLKADQERLQEMNAEMRRALHTTQAAARSQSELFSNLSHELRTPLTGILGYADLLRRSTLDAEQEQYVATLDKSARGMLTMINDLLDWSRIEAGRLRLHEERFEVHDVIEDVTTLLAPLAYEKSLELVRIVYHDVPQWLSGDAQRLRQVLTNLLSNAIKFTEQGEVVLRVMREREDERHLWLRLTVADTGIGISAEQQANLFQPFQQAGPSSGGSGLGLSISRKLTELMGGNVTLESTLGSGSIFSVLVPLRLPADASSRDLPDRRLAERTVWLLEPHDTARLALTHSLAFWGLNVVRFETAEALNERLQLAHNLPSLVVVGLRPADVERLRPVLQRCAEHRPPLLALVASASLDVQLRVRALGAAACLPKAVGRQTLLQTLLDLSTETRTERPLNGRRAVVADNNVANLRYLSLLCVDLGLDVLEARDGAEALALWREHRPEFVLLDGRMPRLSGAACTEAIRGSEGGDGARIVAISAHLEPEERRAFLDAGADHILLKPFDERQLLHALQPGQQSRPAPSSQLLVEDPELLQLLAEELPLQLEELDAACERDDLPAAREAAHQLRGTAAFYHLGDLRQCAGTLEQRLQQVDAVAEVKAECQAIRSAVGRALNDLQRRRASRA; encoded by the coding sequence ATGACCTCGCTAGCCCTCCTCCGCCGCTGGTTCCCGTTCGCCATCTGGTTTGTGCTGCCGTTGCTGTGGCTGGCGGCCGGCGGCGCCGCGCTGCTGATGTTGCTCGACCCCGCCGGACTGTCGCTGGGTCTGCGCCTTCTGCTCGGGGGCATCTGGGTCGGAACCGCGCTCCTGTTGGCCTGGGTCGCGACGCGACTGGCGCGCCCTTGGCGCGTCCTCGCCACCGTAGCCCGCTACCTCGCCCAGGGACGTCGCGAGCGGCGGGCGCCGGCCGACCTGCCGGCGTACGCGCAGGCCGTGGCCGAGCCTCTCAACGAGGTGGGCCGGACCATCACCCAGTTGCGCGACCACCAGGACACCCTGGTCATGCAGACCACCGCCCGGCTCAAGGCCGACCAGGAGCGGTTGCAGGAGATGAATGCCGAGATGCGACGTGCCCTGCACACCACCCAGGCGGCAGCCCGCTCGCAGTCGGAATTGTTCTCCAATCTGTCGCATGAGCTGCGGACACCGCTCACCGGGATCCTCGGCTATGCAGACCTACTGCGCCGTTCCACGCTCGATGCGGAACAGGAACAGTACGTCGCCACCCTCGACAAGTCGGCGCGCGGCATGCTGACGATGATCAACGACCTCCTCGACTGGAGCCGTATCGAGGCCGGACGCCTGCGCCTGCACGAGGAGCGCTTCGAAGTTCACGACGTCATTGAAGATGTCACCACACTGCTGGCGCCACTGGCCTACGAAAAGTCGCTGGAACTGGTCCGCATCGTCTATCACGACGTCCCCCAATGGTTGTCCGGCGATGCCCAGCGCTTGCGGCAGGTCCTGACCAACCTGTTGTCGAATGCCATCAAGTTCACCGAGCAGGGCGAAGTGGTGCTGCGGGTGATGCGCGAGCGCGAGGATGAACGGCATCTGTGGTTGCGACTGACGGTGGCCGACACCGGCATCGGTATCTCTGCCGAGCAGCAAGCCAATCTGTTTCAGCCGTTCCAGCAGGCGGGGCCGAGCAGCGGCGGCAGCGGCCTGGGGCTGTCGATCAGTCGAAAGCTGACAGAGCTGATGGGCGGCAACGTGACGCTGGAAAGTACCCTCGGCAGTGGCTCGATCTTCAGCGTGCTGGTGCCGCTGCGCCTGCCGGCCGACGCCAGCAGCCGCGACCTGCCCGACCGCCGTCTCGCGGAACGCACGGTTTGGCTGTTGGAACCCCACGATACGGCACGCCTGGCGCTCACCCACAGTCTGGCCTTCTGGGGACTCAACGTGGTGCGCTTTGAAACCGCCGAAGCCCTCAACGAGCGCCTGCAGCTGGCCCACAACCTGCCGTCGCTGGTGGTGGTCGGGCTACGGCCCGCCGATGTGGAGCGCCTGCGCCCGGTGCTGCAACGTTGCGCGGAACACCGCCCCCCGCTGTTGGCACTGGTGGCCTCGGCTTCGCTGGACGTGCAACTGCGGGTGCGCGCTCTGGGGGCGGCCGCCTGCCTGCCGAAGGCGGTCGGTCGGCAGACGCTGCTGCAAACCCTGCTCGACCTCAGCACCGAAACCCGAACCGAGCGTCCGCTGAACGGCCGCCGGGCGGTGGTGGCCGACAACAATGTCGCCAACCTGCGGTACCTGTCGCTGCTCTGCGTCGACCTCGGTCTCGACGTTCTGGAGGCACGCGACGGCGCCGAAGCCCTGGCCTTGTGGCGCGAGCACCGCCCCGAATTCGTGCTGCTGGATGGCCGCATGCCGCGGCTTTCTGGCGCCGCTTGTACCGAGGCCATACGCGGCAGTGAGGGCGGTGACGGTGCCCGCATCGTGGCGATCAGCGCCCATCTGGAGCCCGAGGAGCGCCGCGCCTTTCTGGATGCCGGTGCCGATCATATTCTGCTCAAGCCCTTCGACGAACGGCAGTTGTTGCACGCCCTGCAGCCGGGCCAGCAGTCGCGTCCCGCACCGTCATCGCAACTGCTGGTGGAAGACCCCGAGCTGCTGCAGCTGCTGGCCGAGGAGCTACCCTTGCAGCTGGAAGAACTCGACGCTGCCTGCGAGCGCGACGACCTGCCTGCCGCCCGCGAGGCGGCCCATCAGCTGCGCGGGACCGCCGCGTTCTATCATCTCGGTGACCTCCGACAATGCGCCGGAACCCTCGAGCAACGCCTGCAGCAGGTCGATGCGGTAGCCGAGGTCAAGGCCGAATGTCAGGCCATCCGCAGTGCCGTCGGCCGTGCCCTAAACGATCTCCAGCGGCGGCGGGCGTCGCGGGCCTGA
- the acpS gene encoding holo-ACP synthase, giving the protein MILGLGNDLIRTSRIAAVWQRHGDRFCHKLLMPAEQAALADVTDPVNRLAKAFAAKEALVKALGTGFRGVSHVDSGVLRAVNGAPRLVFSARLAGVLQTRGIELAHLALTDQDDWVLATVVLEGSGPRRPPPLEIV; this is encoded by the coding sequence ATGATCCTCGGGCTCGGTAATGACCTGATTCGTACCTCGCGCATCGCGGCGGTCTGGCAGCGGCATGGCGACCGCTTCTGCCACAAGTTGCTGATGCCGGCCGAACAGGCGGCGCTGGCGGATGTGACCGACCCGGTCAACCGCTTGGCCAAGGCCTTTGCCGCCAAGGAGGCGCTGGTGAAAGCCTTGGGGACCGGATTTCGCGGCGTCAGCCACGTCGACAGCGGTGTGTTGCGCGCCGTCAACGGGGCGCCGCGACTGGTGTTCAGCGCCCGGCTCGCGGGGGTGTTGCAGACCCGCGGGATCGAGCTGGCCCATCTGGCATTGACCGATCAGGACGATTGGGTGCTGGCCACCGTGGTGCTTGAGGGTTCAGGCCCGCGACGCCCGCCGCCGCTGGAGATCGTTTAG
- a CDS encoding pyridoxine 5'-phosphate synthase: MHSAVIPPLRLGVNIDHVATVRQARGTAYPDPVEAGLIAASGGADSLTIHLREDRRHIQDDDVVRLVARSPVPVNLEIAVTGEMIALACRARPAFACLVPERREEVTTEGGLDVVRHRTAVRDACRRLMAEGIVPALFIDADDDQLAATVEVGAPQVEIHTGRYADTGGEAQRVELTRIRHFARQALTAGLEVHAGHGLHLDNVAAIARIPELVELNIGHSIIARAILVGLPAAVAEMRRAMSEARVIAA; encoded by the coding sequence ATGCATTCCGCCGTCATTCCCCCACTGCGTCTGGGCGTCAACATCGACCACGTGGCCACCGTCAGGCAGGCACGCGGTACGGCTTATCCTGATCCGGTCGAGGCCGGTCTGATTGCCGCCAGCGGAGGCGCTGACAGCCTCACCATCCATCTGCGTGAGGACCGGCGTCACATCCAGGACGATGACGTGGTGCGGCTGGTGGCCCGCAGTCCGGTACCGGTGAACCTCGAGATCGCAGTCACTGGCGAAATGATCGCGCTGGCCTGTCGCGCCCGACCGGCATTCGCCTGTCTGGTACCGGAGCGACGCGAAGAGGTCACCACCGAGGGCGGCCTCGACGTGGTGCGGCATCGCACCGCCGTGCGTGACGCCTGTCGTCGGTTGATGGCCGAGGGGATCGTTCCGGCGCTGTTCATTGATGCCGATGATGACCAACTGGCGGCGACCGTTGAGGTCGGCGCGCCGCAGGTCGAGATCCACACCGGCCGTTACGCCGATACCGGTGGCGAGGCGCAGCGCGTGGAGCTGACGCGGATTCGCCATTTCGCGCGGCAGGCCCTGACGGCGGGTCTGGAGGTGCACGCCGGCCACGGGCTGCACCTCGACAACGTGGCGGCGATCGCGCGCATCCCGGAACTGGTGGAGCTCAACATCGGCCACAGCATCATCGCCCGCGCAATTCTGGTCGGGTTGCCGGCAGCGGTCGCGGAAATGCGGCGCGCGATGTCCGAGGCGCGTGTGATCGCCGCATGA
- the recO gene encoding DNA repair protein RecO, which produces MAAGQSGPGPLTPAYVLQARPYGDTSLLIELFTQHRGRVGAIARGARGPRSRMRGLLQPFVPLQVGLQGRGELQTLSLAEADGTPTPLTGERVFYGWYVNELLLKLLARDDPHPRLFPVYAHVLLRLPDAAADDALRHFERHLLDEIGFGLAAPDDLRRAQRYRWTAEVGLQPDGRGSVSGDTVERLLADQPLPDAAGREARQLLRAILDAALGGRPLQTPLLLRRLRARLGDNTAPSR; this is translated from the coding sequence ATGGCGGCAGGGCAGTCGGGGCCCGGGCCACTGACGCCAGCGTATGTGCTGCAGGCGCGACCCTATGGCGATACCTCGCTGCTGATCGAACTGTTCACCCAGCACCGTGGGCGGGTGGGTGCCATTGCCCGCGGTGCGCGCGGGCCCCGCAGCCGCATGCGCGGATTGCTGCAGCCGTTCGTGCCGCTGCAGGTCGGTTTGCAGGGGCGTGGTGAACTGCAGACCCTGAGCCTTGCCGAGGCCGATGGCACCCCGACACCGCTGACGGGTGAGCGGGTGTTCTACGGTTGGTATGTCAACGAGCTGTTGCTCAAATTGCTGGCCCGCGATGACCCCCACCCCCGGTTGTTTCCGGTGTACGCCCATGTCTTGCTGAGGCTGCCTGACGCGGCTGCCGACGACGCCTTGCGCCACTTCGAGCGCCACTTGCTCGACGAGATCGGCTTCGGCCTGGCGGCGCCGGATGATCTGCGTCGGGCGCAGCGCTACCGCTGGACCGCCGAGGTCGGACTGCAGCCGGACGGGCGTGGATCGGTGTCGGGCGACACCGTAGAGCGGTTGCTGGCCGACCAGCCGTTGCCGGACGCAGCCGGGCGTGAGGCCCGGCAACTGCTCCGTGCCATACTCGACGCCGCCCTGGGCGGACGACCGTTACAGACGCCGCTGCTGTTGCGGCGCCTGCGGGCCCGGCTCGGCGATAATACGGCCCCCTCCCGTTGA
- the era gene encoding GTPase Era yields MHSGLVSVVGRPNVGKSSLVNALVGRKVSIVSHKPQTTRHRIQGVVHRPEGQIVFVDTPGLHLGGKRTLNQVMNDAAVGALADVDVVLFVVEAGRWTDEDAAVLTRLARLQTPVGLVVNKIDRIADKATLLPLLAELSARHPFAFVVPLSAIKRQNLDPLLTELMARMPEGPPLYPEEMVVGYDDAFGLAELIREKLVRNLHQELPYATTVGIESFEQEGRLDRVHAVIWVEREGQKGIVVGEKGEQLRKIGEAARREWERQQGRKLYLKLWCKVRENWSDDMRSLQQFGIGGD; encoded by the coding sequence ATGCATAGCGGACTGGTATCGGTGGTCGGTCGTCCCAATGTCGGCAAGTCGTCGCTGGTCAACGCGCTGGTCGGGCGAAAGGTGAGCATCGTCAGCCACAAACCGCAAACCACCCGGCACCGCATCCAGGGTGTGGTGCACCGGCCCGAAGGCCAGATCGTCTTCGTCGATACTCCGGGCCTTCACCTTGGTGGCAAGCGCACCCTCAACCAGGTGATGAATGACGCCGCGGTGGGTGCGCTCGCCGATGTCGATGTGGTGCTGTTCGTGGTCGAGGCCGGTCGCTGGACCGACGAAGATGCGGCCGTGTTGACACGCCTTGCACGGCTGCAAACCCCTGTCGGGCTGGTGGTGAACAAGATCGATCGCATCGCCGACAAGGCGACCCTACTGCCGCTGTTGGCGGAACTGTCGGCCCGGCATCCGTTTGCGTTCGTGGTGCCGCTGTCGGCCATCAAACGGCAGAATCTCGATCCGCTGCTGACAGAATTGATGGCGCGGATGCCCGAGGGCCCGCCGCTGTATCCCGAAGAGATGGTCGTGGGGTATGACGATGCCTTCGGCCTGGCCGAACTGATTCGCGAGAAGCTGGTGCGCAACCTTCACCAGGAGTTGCCCTACGCCACCACTGTCGGCATCGAGTCGTTCGAACAGGAAGGTCGTCTTGATCGCGTCCACGCGGTGATCTGGGTCGAACGTGAAGGGCAGAAGGGCATCGTGGTCGGCGAGAAAGGCGAGCAGCTGCGCAAGATTGGTGAAGCCGCCCGCCGCGAATGGGAGCGTCAGCAGGGCCGCAAGCTGTATCTGAAGCTGTGGTGCAAGGTGCGCGAGAACTGGAGCGACGACATGCGCTCGCTGCAACAGTTCGGTATTGGCGGCGACTGA
- the rnc gene encoding ribonuclease III, giving the protein MTPAGLQTAIGYQFQSPALLEQALTHRSCGGSNNERLEFLGDGLLNAVIGSALYACRPRDDEGALSRLRASLVREATLAGIARGFELGSLLRLGESERKTGGHRRDSILSDALEALLGAIWLDGGFEAAQRCCLDWFAARLQALPDPESLKDPKTRLQEWLQGQGLALPGYQVLAADGPPHRRRFTVRCTLAGDPRHAEAEAGSRREAEQRAARLLLEQLGVVMRPVPQENGDA; this is encoded by the coding sequence TTGACCCCTGCGGGGCTGCAGACGGCGATCGGCTATCAGTTCCAGTCGCCGGCGCTGCTGGAACAGGCGCTGACCCATCGGTCCTGCGGTGGCAGCAACAATGAGCGGCTCGAATTCCTCGGCGATGGTCTGCTCAACGCTGTCATCGGGTCCGCGCTTTATGCGTGTCGGCCACGAGATGACGAGGGTGCGCTGTCACGTCTGCGGGCCAGTCTGGTGCGCGAGGCGACACTCGCCGGTATCGCCCGCGGGTTTGAGCTCGGTAGCTTGCTGCGGCTCGGTGAGAGCGAGCGCAAAACCGGCGGTCACCGTCGCGACTCGATTCTGTCCGACGCGCTCGAGGCGCTTCTCGGCGCGATCTGGCTCGATGGCGGCTTCGAGGCCGCACAGCGCTGCTGCCTGGACTGGTTCGCCGCGCGGCTGCAGGCGCTGCCGGACCCTGAATCGCTGAAGGACCCCAAGACCCGCCTGCAGGAATGGCTGCAGGGACAGGGGCTGGCATTGCCGGGCTATCAGGTACTGGCGGCTGATGGACCGCCACATCGCCGCCGCTTTACCGTCCGTTGCACACTGGCGGGCGACCCGCGACACGCTGAGGCGGAAGCGGGCAGCCGGCGCGAGGCAGAACAGCGGGCGGCGCGTCTGCTGCTTGAACAATTGGGGGTGGTCATGCGACCGGTCCCGCAGGAGAACGGTGATGCATAG
- a CDS encoding DUF4845 domain-containing protein yields MLNRQQQRGLGWFGMLCLFAGIGIVTLLVFTCLPVYLNQMKIARAVNAVALDAPGSVTEVRKGLQRYWDIESIEELSPKEVRVVRTSGGRQLSYYYEARRHLVANVSLVLEFEDSVPMSGAGL; encoded by the coding sequence ATGCTCAATCGTCAACAACAACGTGGTCTCGGCTGGTTCGGGATGCTGTGCCTGTTCGCTGGCATCGGCATCGTCACCCTGCTGGTGTTCACCTGCCTGCCGGTCTATCTCAACCAGATGAAGATCGCACGTGCGGTCAATGCGGTTGCCCTTGATGCCCCAGGTAGTGTCACCGAGGTTCGCAAGGGTCTGCAGCGCTACTGGGATATCGAGAGCATCGAGGAGCTGAGCCCCAAGGAAGTCCGCGTGGTGCGGACCAGTGGCGGCCGCCAGCTGAGCTATTACTACGAGGCACGCCGTCACCTGGTCGCCAACGTGTCGCTGGTGCTGGAGTTCGAGGACAGCGTGCCGATGTCAGGCGCGGGCCTTTGA
- the lepB gene encoding signal peptidase I, with the protein MNAAHPMFHWDFMVILTLAAGITGLVWLADRVWLAPRRAHGGEEARANGAVEFCRSFFPVIVVVLVLRAFVAEPFRIPSGSMIPTLSVGDFILVNKFSYGLRDPVFHRRLVPVGGWPERGDVVVFRWPVDPSKDFIKRIVGLPGDRITYIDKQLFLNGDPVALTPAGVFSGPYGSVHRLEEALGEDGHQIIVNPERPADDFDFVVPEGEYFAMGDNRDGSDDSRRWGTVPAQNLVGKAFLIWMSWDSERYRVDVSRIGMKVR; encoded by the coding sequence ATGAACGCGGCCCATCCGATGTTCCACTGGGACTTCATGGTCATCCTGACGCTGGCGGCGGGGATTACCGGTCTGGTGTGGCTGGCCGACCGCGTGTGGCTGGCGCCCCGGCGTGCCCACGGCGGGGAGGAAGCTCGGGCCAACGGCGCGGTCGAGTTCTGCCGCTCATTTTTTCCGGTGATCGTGGTGGTGCTGGTGTTGCGGGCGTTTGTCGCGGAGCCGTTCCGCATTCCCTCCGGCTCGATGATCCCGACCCTCAGCGTCGGTGACTTCATTCTTGTAAACAAATTCTCTTATGGTCTGCGGGACCCGGTGTTCCACCGTCGTCTGGTGCCGGTCGGTGGCTGGCCTGAGCGCGGTGACGTGGTGGTGTTTCGCTGGCCGGTGGATCCTTCCAAGGATTTCATCAAGCGCATCGTCGGTCTTCCCGGCGACCGGATCACCTACATCGACAAGCAGCTTTTTCTCAACGGTGATCCGGTCGCGCTCACGCCGGCTGGCGTGTTTTCCGGGCCTTACGGTTCGGTCCATAGGCTTGAAGAGGCGCTGGGTGAAGACGGCCACCAGATCATCGTCAACCCTGAACGTCCCGCCGACGATTTCGACTTCGTCGTGCCCGAGGGCGAATACTTCGCCATGGGCGACAACCGCGACGGCAGCGACGACTCCAGGCGCTGGGGCACGGTGCCGGCCCAGAACCTGGTGGGCAAGGCCTTCCTGATCTGGATGAGTTGGGACAGTGAGCGCTATCGTGTCGACGTCTCACGTATCGGTATGAAGGTTCGCTAG